GCGACAATCCCGGCCAGTTCCGGAGGTCTGTGTGCCCGATCCGACGACACAGCGCGAAGTGATTCTGGCCTGTCTTGCGCAAATGCTTGAGTGGCCTGAAATTTCTCGTTCGCCGCAACTGTCGAAGTTCCTCGACTACATCGTGCAACGCACGTTGGCGGGGGATGAACAGTCAATAAAGGCCTATTCTATTGCTGTCGATGTGCTGGGTCGGGCGGCTGATTTCGATCCCCAGGCAGATCCGATCGTACGGGTGCAGGCGCGCCGGCTGCGCGGCCTGATCGAGGAATATTATCGCGGACCCGGCAGTGGCGACGCTGTGCGAATCTCCCTGCCGGTGGGGCGCTATGTGCCGGATTTCCATTGGATGGAGCCGGCCGGCGGCATCCGCGCAGCCGTCGATGAAACGCCATCGGCAGCGATGACGGGTCGGGCGCAACTTGCCGGCGGTCTGGCCATGTCCTGGTTTGCCGTGGCGGTCATCACCCTGGGCGTCGCCGCGCTTGGCCTGGCGCTGTTCATCTTCAACCCCATGTCGGAAACTGCCGGCAGCATGGGGCAGTTGGCGCGCCCCAGCGTCACGGTTGTCGAGTTCCAGAACCTGGCGGAGGGGCAAAGCGACGCCCCGCAGGTGGCGGGACTGGCCATCGAGCTCGTGACCGATCTGGACCAGTTCGAAGATATCGATGTGCGCTATGGCGGCGGTGCCGACGTGGCCATAGCGGTGGCCCCCAATGGCGTTGCCGACTATGTGCTCACGGGCATCGTCCGCAAGGACGGCGCGGTGGTGCAATACAGTGCCATCCTGACCGACAGCCGATCAGGCGGGGTGGTCTGGAACCAGACATTTGCCGTGCCGCTGGCCGAAGCCGTCCAGAGCGGTGTGCTCGACGCAGTGTCGCGTCGGCTCAGCCTGGTGCTGGGCAGTCCGCGCGGGCCGCTGCATGGTGCGGCGCGTCAACTGCTGGCCCAGTCGCCGGCGCTGAGCGGCAATGCCAACCTTTATTTGTGTCGCATGCTGTTCCACAGCTACCGGGCGAGCGGCAGCGCGGCAGAGGCTGACCGGACCAATACGTGCCTGTCCGGACTTGCTGCGGATGATCGGGAGTCCCCGACGGGTCTGGCGATGGCGGCGAGCCTGCTGGCCGAGCGCGATATTGCCCCGTCCGGACGGGACACCGCCTATGCCGAGCGGATGCGCCTGGCCGAGGCGGACCTCGACCGTGCCATTAGCGCAGCTCCGGTCAGCGCCTTCATCTGGGAGCAGCATGCGCGGCTGCGTCAGGACATGGGCCAGTTCGATAGGGCCCGCACCGAATATGGCTCCGCCATCCAGCTCAATCCGGCCAATGGAGATGCGCTGGCGGCCTATGCAAGGCTGCTGGCCCTGGGCGGCAATATCGCCGAGGCCGAGAGCATGGCGCGCGACGCGGCGGACGGCACGCCCAACCCGCCCGACTGGTACTTCTGTGTCCCGGCCTTGCTGGCTCTGCAGGCCGGCGACAATGCCGGGGCGATCGCCGCGGCGGAGCGCTATGCGCTGGCCGATGCTGAACTGGGTCCCATCCTGGCCATCCTGGCCGGGCAGCGCAGCGGCGACGGAGACATGGTCAATCGCTATCTGGCGCAGGTTCTCGACTTGCCTAGTTTCCGGGCGGTGGGTGTGTTGCCGCGGCTGCGTGAACGGGTGCAGGACAAGGCCCTGCTGGAGCAGATCCAGGCCGCCCTGACGGCGGCCGGCGTGCCGCTCAAGGCGATCAACGGCGCCTTCTAGGCCGATTTCGGCCTCGGGCTAATGCGCCGAGGATTGGGAAAACAGATTGATCACCAGCACGCCGGACAGGATCAGGGCCATGCCGACCAGGGCGGGCAGATCCAGGGTCTGGCCGTGCATGAAATAGGCGATCGTGGCAATCAGCACGATGCCGACGCCCGACCAGATGGCGTAGCCAATGCCGACCGGAATGGTCTGCAGGGCCAGGGAGAAGAAGTAGAAGGTGATGCCATAGCCCACCACCACCACGGCGGTGGGCCACAGGGCGGTGAAGCCGTTGGACGCGCGCAGGAACGAGGTGGCGACCACCTCGCCGGCAATGGCGATGGCGAGGTAGAGCGCGCCGCTCATGGGGAGGCGGGCCCGAACAATGTCCTGGCCAGCTCGACGAAGCGCTGGCCGCGCTCCTCGAAGTTCTTGAACTGGTTATAGGAGGGCGCGCCCGGGGAGAGGATGACCACGTCGAAGGCATCGCGCTGGGCGTGGAGCGCCTGCATGGCTGCGTCGAGATCAGGTGGCGTCAGGACGGTTATCCCTGGGGCGACGCTCTTGGTGGCCTCGGCCAGGCGGGCGCCGGTCACGGGCAGGCAGGCCAGCGTCGTCACGCCATGGCCTGCCAGCAGGCCCGCCAGTTCGGTATAGTCCTGCTCGCGTTCATGGCCGCCGGCGATCAGCGCCAGGCGCTGGCCCGGATAGGATGACAAGGCCGCCTTCGTGGCCTCCGGCGTGGTGGCAATGGAATCGTCGACAAACAGCTTGTCGCCAAAGCGGTGCTCTTCGAGCCGATGCGGCAAGGGCTTGA
This sequence is a window from Devosia beringensis. Protein-coding genes within it:
- a CDS encoding DMT family transporter translates to MSGALYLAIAIAGEVVATSFLRASNGFTALWPTAVVVVGYGITFYFFSLALQTIPVGIGYAIWSGVGIVLIATIAYFMHGQTLDLPALVGMALILSGVLVINLFSQSSAH
- a CDS encoding tetratricopeptide repeat protein, whose protein sequence is MQRTLAGDEQSIKAYSIAVDVLGRAADFDPQADPIVRVQARRLRGLIEEYYRGPGSGDAVRISLPVGRYVPDFHWMEPAGGIRAAVDETPSAAMTGRAQLAGGLAMSWFAVAVITLGVAALGLALFIFNPMSETAGSMGQLARPSVTVVEFQNLAEGQSDAPQVAGLAIELVTDLDQFEDIDVRYGGGADVAIAVAPNGVADYVLTGIVRKDGAVVQYSAILTDSRSGGVVWNQTFAVPLAEAVQSGVLDAVSRRLSLVLGSPRGPLHGAARQLLAQSPALSGNANLYLCRMLFHSYRASGSAAEADRTNTCLSGLAADDRESPTGLAMAASLLAERDIAPSGRDTAYAERMRLAEADLDRAISAAPVSAFIWEQHARLRQDMGQFDRARTEYGSAIQLNPANGDALAAYARLLALGGNIAEAESMARDAADGTPNPPDWYFCVPALLALQAGDNAGAIAAAERYALADAELGPILAILAGQRSGDGDMVNRYLAQVLDLPSFRAVGVLPRLRERVQDKALLEQIQAALTAAGVPLKAINGAF